One Brassica napus cultivar Da-Ae chromosome C4, Da-Ae, whole genome shotgun sequence genomic region harbors:
- the LOC106433957 gene encoding ribose-phosphate pyrophosphokinase 4, whose product MSENAANNNNIFMEKNQICKEAIVSELQKKKVHLFYCLECEELARNIAAESDHITLQSINWRSFADGFPNLFINNAHQIRGQHVAFLASFSSPAVIFEQISVIYLLPRLFVASFTLVLPFFPTGSFERMEEEGDVATAFTMARIVSNIPISRGGPTSVVIYDIHALQERFYFADQVLPLFETGIPLLTKRLQQIPETEKVIVAFPDDGAWKRFHKLLDQYPTVVCTKVREGDKRIVRLKEGNPAGCHVVIVDDLVQSGGTLIECQKVLAAHGAAKVSAYVTHGVFPNSSWERFTHKNNGVEEAFAYFWITDSCPQTVKSIGNKAPFEVLSLAGSIADALQI is encoded by the exons atgtCTGAGAACGCagccaacaacaacaacatcttcATGGAGAAGAACCAGATTTGTAAGGAAGCCATCGTGTCTGAACTACAGAAGaagaaagttcatctcttttaCTGCTTAGAGTGTGAAGAACTCGCTCGCAACATCGCCGCCGAATCTGACCACATCACTCTCCAATCCATCAACTGGAG GAGCTTTGCTGATGGATTCCCAAATCTGTTTATCAACAACGCACACCAAATCAGAGGCCAACACGTGGCCTTCCTTGCCTCCTTCAGCTCTCCTGCGGTTATCTTCGAGCAGATCTCTGTCATTTACTTGCTCCCTCGCCTGTTCGTTGCTTCCTTCACCTTGGTGCTGCCTTTCTTCCCCACCGGCTCCTTTGAGAGGATGGAGGAGGAAGGAGACGTGGCTACTGCTTTCACCATGGCTAGGATTGTCTCCAACATCCCCATTTCGCGTGGTGGTCCGACTAGTGTAGTCATCTATGACATTCACGCTCTACAG GAAAGGTTTTACTTTGCTGATCAGGTTCTTCCTTTGTTTGAGACTGGGATCCCTTTGCTGACGAAGCGTCTTCAGCAGATTCCTGAGACTGAGAAA gtCATAGTTGCGTTTCCGGATGATGGAGCTTGGAAGCGTTTCCACAAGCTGTTGGATCAGTACCCCACG GTGGTGTGCACAAAGGTTCGTGAAGGCGATAAGAGAATAGTTAGGCTGAAGGAAGGTAACCCTGCTGGTTGCCACGTTGTTATTGTGGATGATCTTGTGCAGTCTGGTGGTACACTCATCGAGTGCCAG AAAGTATTGGCAGCTCATGGAGCAGCGAAGGTGAGTGCTTATGTAACTCATGGTGTCTTCCCTAATAGCTCATGGGAGCGTTTCACTCACAAGAACAATG GAGTAGAAGAAGCGTTTGCTTACTTCTGGATCACAGATTCTTGTCCACAGACGGTTAAGTCCATAGGAAACAAAGCTCCTTTCGAAGTCTTGAGCCTCGCGGGATCCATTGCTGATGCTCTACAGATTTGA